In the Myxococcus fulvus genome, one interval contains:
- a CDS encoding dipeptidase, whose amino-acid sequence MNRSVLAALVVLGTSPSLAAEPAPVSAKARAIHDSALIIDTHVDTPLRMLNEGFDVGSKPPNGQGHLDLTRAREGNLGAAFFSIWVEPKEYAGRYTHQALRIIDSVHTAVERHPDQMVLALSSKDIVAARSGKQKKLATLLGVEGGHAIQNDLGVLRDFYRLGVRYMTLTWSNTNEWADSSGDITDTTVKHHDGLTDFGRDVVREMNRLGMLVDVSHVSDKTFFDTLKVTRAPVIASHSSARALTDHPRNMTDEMLKAVAANRGVVMVNFFSAFVDDDYRKAYAAMSAERGAALAAVEAKHKNSDPVTRFRAQSQAGWEWAAKVPRPPLKAVIDHIDHIAKVAGVDHVGLGSDFDGINSAPQGLDSVADLPRITEALLARGYTREQLHKILGGNLLRVFRDAEAVSRELRSPPSVQR is encoded by the coding sequence GTGAACCGCTCCGTCCTCGCCGCCCTGGTCGTCCTGGGAACCTCCCCGTCGCTCGCCGCCGAGCCCGCGCCCGTCTCCGCCAAGGCCCGCGCCATCCATGACTCGGCGCTCATCATCGACACCCATGTGGACACGCCCCTGCGCATGCTCAACGAGGGCTTCGACGTGGGCTCCAAGCCGCCCAATGGCCAGGGCCACCTCGACCTGACGCGCGCGCGGGAGGGCAACCTGGGCGCGGCCTTCTTCTCCATCTGGGTGGAGCCCAAGGAGTACGCCGGCCGCTACACGCACCAGGCGCTGCGCATCATCGACTCGGTGCACACCGCGGTGGAGCGGCACCCCGACCAGATGGTGCTCGCGCTGTCGTCGAAGGACATCGTCGCCGCGCGCTCCGGCAAACAGAAGAAGCTGGCCACGCTGCTCGGCGTCGAGGGCGGCCACGCCATCCAGAACGACCTGGGCGTGCTGCGCGACTTCTACCGCCTGGGCGTGCGCTACATGACGCTCACCTGGTCCAACACGAACGAGTGGGCCGACTCGTCGGGCGACATCACCGACACCACCGTGAAGCACCACGACGGCCTCACCGACTTCGGCCGCGACGTGGTGCGGGAGATGAACCGGCTGGGCATGCTCGTGGACGTCTCGCACGTGTCCGACAAGACGTTCTTCGACACGCTGAAGGTGACGCGCGCGCCCGTGATTGCCTCGCACTCGTCCGCCCGCGCGCTCACGGACCACCCGCGCAACATGACGGACGAGATGCTCAAGGCCGTGGCCGCCAACCGCGGCGTCGTCATGGTGAACTTCTTCTCCGCCTTCGTCGACGACGACTACCGCAAGGCCTACGCCGCCATGTCGGCGGAGCGCGGCGCCGCCCTGGCCGCGGTGGAGGCGAAGCACAAGAACTCCGACCCCGTCACGCGCTTCCGCGCCCAGTCCCAGGCCGGCTGGGAGTGGGCCGCCAAGGTGCCGCGTCCTCCGCTCAAGGCCGTCATCGACCACATCGACCACATCGCGAAGGTGGCCGGCGTGGACCACGTGGGCCTGGGCTCGGACTTCGACGGCATCAACTCCGCGCCGCAGGGACTCGACTCGGTGGCGGACCTGCCGCGCATCACCGAGGCGCTGCTCGCCCGGGGCTACACGCGGGAGCAGCTCCACAAAATCCTGGGCGGCAACCTGCTGCGCGTCTTCCGCGACGCGGAGGCTGTCAGCCGCGAGCTGCGCTCACCCCCGAGCGTCCAGCGCTGA
- a CDS encoding MBL fold metallo-hydrolase, with product MKAVAAVLVLLPCLALSQERDFSQVEVRATPVAGNIHLLQGAGGNIAVSVGPDGQLMVDTEFAPLADKLRAALKKLGKQRLAYVVNTHVHSDHTGGNAAFGREATLIAHAAVRERMSKPRTRRGETLPPAPEHARPVVTFQQSLSLWFNGEEVRLTHLPAGHTDGDSVVLFVGSNVLHTGDLFFADRFPVIDLEAGGNVEGYVRNAEALLAGLPPGVRIIPGHGQLSGREELERFVAMLRETTTLVRRKKVAGKTLEQVKAEGLPEKFKGFGEGHVKTDRWLETVYTGLGVAAQGARP from the coding sequence ATGAAGGCCGTCGCCGCCGTGCTCGTCCTGTTGCCGTGTCTCGCGCTCTCGCAGGAGCGCGACTTCTCCCAGGTGGAGGTGCGCGCGACGCCGGTGGCGGGCAACATCCACCTGCTCCAGGGAGCGGGCGGCAACATCGCCGTCTCCGTGGGGCCGGACGGTCAGCTCATGGTGGACACCGAGTTCGCGCCCCTCGCCGACAAGCTGCGCGCGGCCCTCAAGAAGCTCGGCAAGCAGCGGCTGGCCTACGTGGTCAACACGCACGTGCACAGCGACCACACCGGAGGCAACGCCGCCTTCGGCCGCGAGGCGACGCTCATCGCCCACGCCGCCGTGCGCGAGCGCATGTCCAAGCCCAGGACGCGCCGCGGCGAGACGCTGCCCCCCGCGCCCGAGCACGCGCGTCCCGTCGTCACCTTCCAGCAGAGCCTGAGCCTCTGGTTCAACGGCGAGGAGGTGCGCCTGACGCACCTGCCCGCGGGCCACACGGACGGCGACAGCGTGGTGCTCTTCGTGGGCAGCAACGTCCTGCACACCGGCGACCTCTTCTTCGCGGACCGCTTCCCCGTCATCGACCTGGAGGCGGGCGGCAACGTGGAGGGCTACGTGCGCAACGCGGAGGCCCTGCTCGCGGGCCTGCCTCCCGGCGTGCGCATCATCCCGGGCCACGGACAGCTCAGTGGCCGCGAGGAACTGGAACGCTTCGTCGCCATGCTGCGCGAGACGACGACGCTCGTGCGGCGCAAGAAGGTCGCGGGCAAGACGCTGGAGCAGGTGAAGGCCGAGGGCCTGCCGGAGAAGTTCAAGGGCTTCGGTGAAGGGCACGTGAAGACGGACCGCTGGCTGGAGACCGTCTACACGGGCCTGGGCGTGGCGGCGCAGGGCGCGCGTCCCTGA
- a CDS encoding ComEA family DNA-binding protein has translation MRAAWTALLVGLWVGWPDTAEAARPRHQFTGVVNLNEASASQLDLLPGIGEKAAQRIIQHREKRRFQRVEELVRVKGFGKKKFLKLKPHLALDGPTTLRVEQVLMPADGKEVVATNN, from the coding sequence GTGAGGGCCGCGTGGACGGCGCTGCTCGTGGGCCTCTGGGTGGGGTGGCCCGACACGGCGGAGGCGGCAAGGCCACGCCACCAGTTCACGGGCGTGGTGAACCTCAACGAGGCCTCGGCCTCACAGCTCGACCTGCTCCCGGGCATCGGTGAGAAGGCGGCGCAGCGCATCATCCAGCATCGGGAGAAACGCCGCTTCCAACGCGTGGAGGAGCTCGTGCGGGTGAAGGGCTTCGGCAAGAAGAAGTTCCTCAAGCTCAAGCCCCACCTCGCGCTCGACGGCCCCACCACCCTGAGGGTGGAGCAGGTCCTCATGCCCGCTGACGGAAAGGAGGTGGTCGCCACGAACAACTGA
- a CDS encoding dipeptidase produces MNRRLPRLLTALPVSAALVAPPVLACTSMLVNKGATADGATLMTYAADAHELYGELYHTPARRHAAGAQRDIIEWDTGKHLGRIPEAPVTYSVVGNMNEHQLSIGESTFGGRKELEGPAGIVDYGSLIYIALERAKTAREAIQVMTTLVAEHGYASSGESFSIADPKEAWLLEMIGKGTGQKGAVWVARKLPEGHITAHANQARIEQFPMNDSENVLFSKDVISFAREKGWFKGADKDFSFAQTYNPLDFGGQRFSEARVWSIFRRAAPSKNFGPEYADGSAPNKRLPLWVKPDKKLSVQDVMSLMRDHFDGTPLDMTKDVGAGPYALPYRWRPMTWEVDGKKYVHERAISTQQTGFSFVAQMRASMPAPIGGVLWFGVDDTSMTVYTPMYAGIREVPRNFAQGVASRGSFSWDSSFWVFNWVSNQAYARWSDVSVDVHKEQGALEGQFLADQADIERTALEHYKRSPEEARRYLTEYSLSQGEKVHTRWRKLGETLLVKYIDGNVRDEQGKVNHPKYPDSWYRRIAQERGKSIQMPPEPEEPKPAAPPAPANKAPPAPAAPKPTVAPAP; encoded by the coding sequence ATGAACCGACGACTGCCCCGACTGCTCACCGCGCTGCCCGTGTCGGCCGCGCTGGTCGCTCCGCCCGTGCTCGCGTGTACCAGCATGCTGGTCAACAAGGGGGCCACGGCGGACGGCGCCACCCTGATGACGTACGCCGCGGACGCCCACGAGCTCTACGGCGAGCTGTACCACACGCCCGCCCGCCGCCACGCCGCGGGCGCCCAGCGCGACATCATCGAGTGGGACACCGGCAAGCACCTGGGGCGCATCCCCGAGGCCCCGGTGACGTACTCCGTCGTGGGCAACATGAACGAGCACCAGCTGTCCATCGGCGAGTCCACCTTCGGTGGCCGCAAGGAGCTGGAGGGCCCCGCCGGCATCGTCGACTACGGCTCGCTCATCTACATCGCGCTGGAGCGCGCGAAGACGGCGCGCGAGGCCATCCAGGTCATGACCACGCTGGTGGCCGAGCACGGCTACGCGTCCAGCGGCGAGTCCTTCTCCATCGCCGACCCCAAGGAGGCGTGGCTCCTGGAGATGATTGGCAAGGGCACGGGCCAGAAGGGCGCCGTGTGGGTGGCGCGCAAGCTGCCCGAGGGCCACATCACCGCGCACGCCAACCAGGCGCGCATCGAGCAGTTCCCGATGAACGACTCGGAGAACGTGCTCTTCTCCAAGGACGTCATCTCCTTCGCCCGCGAGAAGGGCTGGTTCAAGGGCGCGGACAAGGACTTCAGCTTCGCCCAGACATACAACCCGCTCGACTTCGGCGGGCAGCGCTTCTCCGAGGCGCGCGTATGGAGCATCTTCCGGCGCGCGGCCCCGTCGAAGAACTTCGGGCCGGAGTACGCGGACGGCTCGGCGCCCAACAAGCGGCTGCCCCTGTGGGTGAAGCCCGACAAGAAGCTGTCCGTGCAGGACGTGATGTCGCTGATGCGCGACCACTTCGACGGCACGCCGCTCGACATGACGAAGGACGTGGGCGCGGGCCCCTACGCCCTGCCGTACCGGTGGCGGCCGATGACGTGGGAGGTGGACGGCAAGAAGTACGTGCACGAGCGCGCCATCTCCACGCAGCAGACGGGCTTCTCCTTCGTCGCCCAGATGCGCGCCTCCATGCCCGCCCCCATCGGCGGCGTGCTCTGGTTCGGCGTGGATGACACGTCGATGACGGTCTACACGCCCATGTACGCGGGCATCCGCGAGGTGCCGCGCAACTTCGCCCAGGGCGTGGCCAGCCGGGGCAGCTTCTCCTGGGACTCGTCCTTCTGGGTGTTCAACTGGGTGTCCAACCAGGCCTACGCGCGCTGGAGCGACGTGTCCGTGGACGTGCACAAGGAGCAGGGCGCGCTGGAGGGCCAGTTCCTCGCGGACCAGGCCGACATCGAGCGCACCGCGCTGGAGCACTACAAGCGCAGCCCCGAGGAGGCGCGGCGCTACCTCACCGAGTACTCGCTCAGCCAGGGCGAGAAGGTCCACACGCGCTGGAGGAAGCTCGGCGAGACGCTGCTCGTGAAGTACATCGACGGCAACGTCCGCGACGAGCAGGGCAAGGTGAACCACCCCAAGTACCCGGACAGCTGGTACCGGCGCATCGCCCAGGAGCGCGGCAAGAGCATCCAGATGCCGCCCGAGCCCGAGGAGCCCAAGCCCGCCGCTCCCCCCGCGCCCGCCAACAAGGCGCCCCCCGCTCCGGCCGCCCCCAAGCCCACCGTGGCGCCCGCGCCCTGA
- a CDS encoding MarR family winged helix-turn-helix transcriptional regulator, with translation MKDAANGEPEPHEGERLKGPPLGEVLEFMRLLWAVDHGLQSTSKRMESTLGLTGPQRLVIRLVGRFPGITAGTLAQILHVHPSTLTGVLKRLEKRALLERKSDPLDGRKALFALTEAGRSLDIPSEGTVESAVQRVLGRLSRSRILATQDVLTALAQELGGLQPSEVEMGADEARKEEVRK, from the coding sequence ATGAAGGACGCGGCCAACGGGGAACCGGAACCTCACGAAGGCGAGCGGCTCAAAGGGCCGCCCCTCGGCGAAGTGCTCGAGTTCATGCGGCTGTTGTGGGCCGTGGACCACGGGCTCCAGTCCACCTCGAAGCGGATGGAGTCGACGCTGGGCCTGACGGGTCCGCAGCGGCTGGTCATCCGGCTGGTGGGCCGCTTCCCCGGCATCACCGCGGGGACGCTCGCGCAGATCCTCCACGTCCACCCGAGCACGCTGACGGGCGTCCTCAAGCGGCTGGAGAAGCGCGCCCTGCTGGAGCGCAAGTCGGACCCGCTCGACGGCCGCAAGGCGCTGTTCGCGCTGACCGAGGCGGGTCGCTCGCTCGACATCCCCTCCGAGGGCACCGTCGAGTCCGCCGTGCAGCGCGTGCTCGGGCGGCTGTCGCGCTCGCGCATCCTCGCCACCCAGGACGTGCTCACCGCGCTCGCGCAGGAGCTGGGTGGACTGCAGCCGTCCGAGGTGGAGATGGGCGCGGACGAGGCGCGCAAGGAAGAGGTCCGCAAGTAG
- a CDS encoding DUF4175 family protein, giving the protein MNLDTPQSPGPELPPPPPPPPSAPASWGRRSRGEGVRALLASVRQRQRRYLWLQGTALGFCAACLLWVGGGLLGLWAPRLGGSLLGMALPVGVALACVFGLWLARRRVGDDTLTARLVGERRPELSLDVLAAVELMREDGAHANGSPELAHAFLQQMDTRVRTVDARSVVDPRPAQRTALAACGVLLLLALVMGLFGEKWAAGVKRVLDTARTPEAKAQVEPITGDIELTYRYPAYTGLSQRTVPGTDGAVSAPAGTEIQIKTRSDRPVERAELVINGEALPLQVTGNRDLTGTFVAKQGGHYHFAFYGTREKPIAVGPDIPLTVEADKAPQVSLLTPAAELEVDPGQKVTLKYEATDDYGLSGLSLVFRTPGAQQDTRVPLRREDGRRSRDTYTWDLGSLKVDAGDRITYFVEAQDNDAVEGPKKGVSRTHVLRIYSAAEHHRAALEKAEQLWGRMVDHLADRLEGPDRAKQKDAQAIAAAGAVDTSGQQLITDMRTLAQTLSRERDVPSELVSALANISESLGSHINGTADFRRLFLRTQRSRGEDWGTGNRLTAVVTEEIAELEKDILYLEALLDRQKLEALQEMAKQLAGERRELSRLIEDFKANPDEAARQAVMEQIQQLKARIQELMQRMAEMRKGIRDEHLNAEALSEMMKEQDLQSALDEVEKMMREGKTDEALAKLQELGMQMDEMLKGLDDANEEFGGEQYPELAEKFGKFMEELKGTVDEQQRVAEQTRQLRDQARAQNKEKLSQRGEAIKDELLRKVQQAQQSYDKLNPEHLNSRAARPLEEAQSELSNVENALKVNDFDLAAEAAARAEDAARQLAGMGEQQKQLDEMFGNPPEVRQQSSELAQRLDRDARNVQDVNRQLQNLFPPPGSQLSQQEKQQLQQLAQQQQQLEQRAQGLRQQMEEMEQTAPLFGEEAAQQMEGVGQRMGEAAQRMQGKDPGRGYGEQQAALEGLKQFQQQMQQGQKGRKGGLPLPGGMSGRKQGQSGRDPKDQVELPDEDAFQAPKEFRKDLLDAMKQGAPEKYREQVKRYYEELVK; this is encoded by the coding sequence GTGAACCTCGACACCCCGCAGAGCCCAGGCCCCGAGCTGCCGCCCCCGCCACCTCCTCCTCCGTCCGCCCCCGCGTCGTGGGGCCGGCGCTCGCGAGGCGAAGGTGTCCGGGCGCTCCTGGCCTCCGTGCGCCAGCGCCAACGGCGCTACCTGTGGCTGCAGGGCACCGCGCTGGGGTTCTGTGCCGCGTGCCTGCTGTGGGTGGGCGGAGGCCTGCTGGGCCTGTGGGCGCCGCGCCTGGGTGGCAGCCTGCTGGGCATGGCGCTGCCGGTGGGCGTGGCGCTGGCGTGTGTCTTCGGGCTGTGGCTCGCGCGCCGCCGCGTGGGCGATGACACGCTCACCGCGCGGCTCGTCGGTGAGCGCCGCCCGGAGCTGTCCCTGGACGTGCTCGCCGCCGTGGAGCTGATGCGCGAGGACGGCGCGCACGCCAACGGCTCCCCTGAGCTGGCGCACGCCTTCCTCCAGCAGATGGACACGCGCGTGCGCACCGTGGACGCGCGCTCCGTCGTCGACCCGCGCCCCGCGCAGCGCACCGCCCTGGCCGCCTGCGGCGTGCTGCTCCTGCTCGCGCTGGTGATGGGCCTGTTCGGCGAGAAGTGGGCCGCGGGCGTCAAGCGCGTGCTCGACACGGCGAGGACACCCGAGGCCAAGGCCCAGGTGGAGCCGATTACCGGCGACATCGAGCTGACGTACCGCTACCCCGCGTACACCGGCCTGTCCCAGCGCACCGTCCCCGGCACCGACGGCGCGGTGAGCGCCCCGGCCGGCACGGAGATTCAAATCAAGACGCGCTCGGACCGCCCCGTGGAGCGCGCGGAGCTGGTCATCAACGGCGAGGCCCTGCCGCTCCAGGTGACGGGCAACCGGGATTTGACGGGCACCTTCGTCGCGAAGCAGGGCGGCCACTACCACTTCGCCTTCTACGGCACGCGCGAGAAGCCCATCGCCGTGGGCCCCGACATCCCCCTCACCGTGGAGGCGGACAAGGCGCCACAGGTCTCGCTGCTGACGCCCGCCGCGGAGCTGGAGGTGGACCCCGGCCAGAAGGTGACGCTCAAGTACGAGGCCACCGACGACTACGGCCTGTCCGGCCTGTCGCTCGTCTTCCGCACGCCCGGCGCGCAGCAGGACACGCGCGTGCCGCTCCGACGCGAGGACGGCCGGCGGAGCCGCGACACGTACACGTGGGATTTGGGCTCGCTCAAGGTCGACGCGGGCGACCGGATTACGTACTTCGTGGAGGCGCAGGACAACGACGCGGTGGAGGGCCCCAAGAAGGGCGTCAGCCGCACGCACGTGCTGCGCATCTACTCCGCCGCCGAGCACCACCGCGCCGCGCTGGAGAAGGCCGAGCAGCTCTGGGGCCGCATGGTGGACCACCTCGCGGACCGCCTGGAGGGGCCCGACCGCGCCAAGCAGAAGGACGCGCAGGCCATCGCCGCCGCGGGCGCGGTGGACACCAGCGGCCAGCAGCTCATCACCGACATGCGCACCCTGGCGCAGACGCTGTCGCGCGAGCGCGACGTCCCCAGCGAGCTGGTCTCCGCGCTGGCCAACATCTCCGAGTCGCTGGGCAGCCACATCAACGGCACCGCGGACTTCCGCCGCCTGTTCCTGCGCACCCAGCGCTCGCGCGGCGAGGACTGGGGCACCGGCAACCGCCTCACCGCCGTGGTGACGGAGGAGATCGCGGAGCTGGAGAAGGACATCCTCTACCTGGAGGCCCTGCTGGACCGGCAGAAGCTGGAGGCGCTGCAGGAGATGGCCAAGCAATTGGCCGGCGAGCGCCGCGAGCTGTCGCGCCTCATCGAGGACTTCAAGGCCAACCCGGACGAGGCCGCGCGCCAGGCGGTGATGGAGCAGATCCAGCAGCTCAAGGCGCGCATCCAGGAGCTGATGCAGCGCATGGCGGAGATGCGCAAGGGCATCCGCGACGAGCACCTCAACGCCGAGGCCCTGTCGGAGATGATGAAGGAGCAGGACCTGCAGTCCGCCCTGGACGAGGTGGAGAAGATGATGCGCGAGGGCAAGACGGACGAGGCGCTCGCGAAGCTGCAGGAGCTGGGCATGCAGATGGACGAGATGCTCAAGGGCCTGGACGACGCCAACGAGGAGTTCGGCGGCGAGCAGTACCCGGAGCTGGCCGAGAAGTTCGGCAAGTTCATGGAGGAGCTCAAGGGCACCGTCGACGAGCAGCAGCGCGTGGCGGAGCAGACGCGCCAGCTGCGCGACCAGGCCCGGGCGCAGAACAAGGAGAAGCTCTCCCAGCGCGGCGAGGCCATCAAGGACGAGCTCTTGCGCAAGGTGCAGCAGGCCCAGCAGAGCTACGACAAGCTCAACCCGGAGCACCTCAACAGCCGCGCCGCGCGCCCGCTGGAGGAGGCCCAGTCGGAGCTGTCCAACGTGGAGAACGCGCTGAAGGTGAACGACTTCGACCTGGCCGCCGAGGCCGCCGCCCGCGCCGAGGACGCCGCCCGACAGCTGGCCGGCATGGGCGAGCAGCAGAAGCAGCTCGACGAGATGTTCGGCAACCCGCCCGAGGTGCGCCAGCAGTCCTCGGAGCTGGCCCAGCGCCTGGACCGCGACGCGCGCAACGTGCAGGACGTCAACCGCCAGCTCCAGAACCTCTTCCCTCCCCCCGGCTCGCAGCTGTCCCAGCAGGAGAAGCAGCAGCTGCAGCAGCTCGCCCAGCAGCAGCAGCAGTTGGAGCAGCGCGCGCAGGGGCTGCGCCAGCAGATGGAGGAGATGGAGCAGACCGCGCCCCTGTTCGGCGAGGAGGCCGCGCAGCAGATGGAGGGCGTGGGTCAGCGCATGGGTGAGGCCGCCCAGCGCATGCAGGGCAAGGACCCGGGCCGGGGCTACGGCGAGCAGCAGGCGGCGCTCGAGGGCCTGAAGCAGTTCCAGCAGCAGATGCAGCAGGGCCAGAAGGGCCGCAAGGGCGGGCTGCCGCTTCCGGGCGGCATGAGCGGACGCAAGCAGGGCCAGTCCGGGCGAGACCCCAAGGACCAGGTGGAGCTGCCCGACGAGGACGCCTTCCAGGCGCCCAAGGAGTTCCGCAAGGATTTGCTGGACGCGATGAAGCAGGGCGCGCCGGAGAAGTACCGCGAGCAGGTGAAGCGCTACTACGAGGAGCTGGTGAAGTGA